A DNA window from Lagenorhynchus albirostris chromosome 5, mLagAlb1.1, whole genome shotgun sequence contains the following coding sequences:
- the USF3 gene encoding basic helix-loop-helix domain-containing protein USF3, translating into MPEMTENETPTKKQHRKKNRETHNAVERHRKKKINAGINRIGELIPCSPALKQSKNMILDQAFKYITELKRQNDELLLNGGNNEQAEEIKKLRKQLEEIQKENGRYIELLKANDICLYDDPTIHWKGNLKNSKVSVVIPSDQVQKNIIVYSSGSQPGGNSQGTAVQGITFNVGHNLQKQTANVVPVQRTCNLVTPVSISGVYPSENKPWHQTTVSALAANQPVPLCLPATISAQNILEVSTSESESSVRGASSGSLMTVPVGPVPPQHHSLHTCLKDQNSSENKNGQESPKLLKKTVPCATSISPSCSATATKGHQGSKSCLGVQECRSDFQTTSVVSVTTTVCSQPPRSAGDSCPASISKGADLTSVTAVVAPSAPGGGETTTPVSTLSANPVDSGWTLSCSLPSSAVSASDLKNINSLTRISSAGNTQTTWTTLQLAGNTIQPLSQTPSSAVTPVLNESGTSPTTANHSRCVATGVNLNNSFPADGQPVEQVVVTLPSCPSLPMQSLIAQPQVKSQPPKSILPLNSAMQVIQMAQPVGSAVNAAPANQNVIILQPPSTTPCPAMMRAEVPNQTVGQQIVIIQATNQNPLPLLSAPPPGSVRLPVNGASAIIGSNNSVQNVSTPQSFGGKHLVHILPRPSSLSASNSTQTFSVTMSNQQQPQTISLNGQLFALQPVMSSSGTTSQTPMQIIQPTTSEDPNTNVALNTFGALASLNQSISQMAGQSCVQLSVSQPANPQTAANSQTTPANCVALTTAVASPMTTENSATLPSTYNLVTTSSMNTVACLPNMKPKRLNKKPSVKKHVATNKSACTLNPARDVGKLDCPSTEGSTEPSCNDGLLDSLPGVLPSVTMSQVNSVSVSGSHSLDVLNSESVIPESIPKSKSAEESSSSSQESVTSEHFTMAPAKSKDSLPVLQRETSQDKPAASLALPAAANSCTSANVLISSANDPHVLVSQVSDLSSATSTASTDCVSEVEVIAEPCRAEQGSSATVQTTGLLKGQGLTALLSGLAKEKDPQKSPLSVQVDHPDFSSENSKIVHSSVDLHPKQELLLMSSEDRDPGQHHSCISDQEVINGSLLTSRQADSPMSTSSGSSRSFSVASMLPETTREDVTSSATTNTCDSCTFVEQTDIVALAARAIFDQENLEKGRAGAQADIREVPSKPSEASSLEGDQPFKTQISKENGPGQAEATPNEFNSQESIEATVGRPLEKPSCSIGMKTSNASLQVSTSQPPSITSLSVNNLIHQSSISHPLVSCAGLAQTSEPTAAPATVNLTVSSSSYGSQPPGPSLMTEYSQEQLSTMAGTIPNPQIQEPLLKPSHESRKNSAKRAVQDDLLLSSAKRQKHCQPAPLRLEGLSLMSRTPDSISDQTQMMVSQIPPNSSNSVVPISNPAHGDGLTRLFPPGNNFVAPALRQTEVQCNSQPSVAEQQQTQASQHLQALQQHVPAQGAPLLHSNHLYLKQQQQQAGQLRERHHLYQLQHHAPHAESSVHAQPHVHQQRTLQQEVQMQKKRTLVQGTQASQLPLQPKHHGTDQSRPKSGQPHPHHQQMQQQMQQHFGSSQPEKSRENPSTSRSHHNHLSQDIMHQQEVGSRQQGAGLSSEHVSGHNPMQRLLTSRGIEQQMVSQPSIVTRPSDMTCTPHRPERNRVSSYSAEALIGKTSSNSEQRMGISIQGSRISDQLEMRSYLDVPRNKSLAIHNMQGRVDHTVTSDIRLSDCQTFKPSGASQQPQSNFEVQSSRNNEIGNPVSSLRSMQSQAFRISQNPGPPPIDRQKRLPYPPVQSIPTGNAVPPRDSENTCHQSFMQSLLAPHLGDQVIGSQRSLPEHQRNTQCGPSSAIEYNCPPTHESVHIRRESESQNRESCDMSLGAINTRNSTLNIPFSSSSSSGDIQGRNTSPNVSVQKSNPMRITDSHGTKGHMNPPVTTNMHGVARPGLLHPSVSHGNADQGPPVRQTSSSVPQRSRHPLQDSSGSKIRQPERNRSGNQRHSNVFDPSLPHLPLSTSGSMILGRQQPATEKRGSIVRFMPDGPQVPNDNSAPDQHTLSQNFGFPFIPEGGMNPPINANTSFIPQVTQPSATRTPALIPVDPQNTLPSFYPPYSPAHPTLSNDISIPYFSNQMFSNPSTEKVNSGSLNNRFGSILSPPRPVGFAQPSFPLLPDMPPMHMTNSHLSNFNMTSLFPEIATALPDGSAMSPLLTIANSSASDSSKQSSNRPAHNISHILGHDCSSAV; encoded by the exons ATGCCAGAAATGACAGAGAATGAGACTCCTACAAAAAAGCAGCACAG aaagaaaaatcgGGAGACACACAATGCAG TGGAGAggcatagaaagaagaaaatcaatgCTGGGATAAACAGAATAGGAGAGCTGATCCCATGCTCCCCTGCGCTGAAACAG AGCAAGAATATGATCCTGGACCAAGCCTTTAAGTATATAACAGAATTGAAAAGGCAAAACGATGAACTCCTGCTTAATGGAGGAAACAATGAACAAG ctgaagaaattaaaaagctaCGTAAGCAACTGGaagaaattcaaaaagaaaatggccGATATATTGAATTACTGAAAGCAAATGACATATGTTTATATGACGACCCCACAATCCACTGGAAAGGAAATCTTAAAAACTCAAAGGTCTCTGTTGTTATTCCCAGTGACCAGGTTCAAAAGAATATCATTGTTTATTCCAGCGGGAGTCAGCCTGGTGGAAATAGCCAGGGAACAGCTGTTCAGGGGATAACCTTTAACGTTGGGCATAATTTACAGAAGCAAACTGCCAATGTGGTACCAGTACAGAGGACTTGCAATCTTGTGACTCCTGTGTCTATTTCTGGAGTTTACCCTTCTGAAAACAAGCCATGGCATCAGACCACGGTTTCTGCATTGGCTGCCAACCAGCCTGTTCCTCTTTGTCTTCCTGCTACCATTTCTGCTCAAAATATTCTTGAGGTTTCCACCTCCGAAAGCGAGTCGAGTGTGCGTGGTGCCAGCAGTGGCTCACTGATGACTGTCCCTGTCGGGCCTGTGCCACCCCAGCACCATTCATTGCACACATGTCTAAAGGATCAAAATTCTTCTGAAAATAAGAATGGGCAAGAGAGCCCCAAATTATTGAAGAAAACAGTCCCTTGTGCCACAAGCATCTCCCCCAGCTGCTCAGCAACTGCCACTAAAGGACACCAAGGAAGCAAGTCCTGCCTGGGCGTACAGGAGTGCAGAAGTGACTTTCAGACCACCTCTGTTGTTTCCGTTACCACGACAGTCTGCTCCCAGCCTCCAAGATCTGCAGGTGATTCTTGTCCAGCGAGCATTAGCAAGGGTGCAGACTTGACAAGTGTTACTGCGGTGGTGGCCCCGTCTGCCCCTGGAGGAGGGGAGACCACCACCCCTGTGAGCACCCTTTCTGCAAACCCTGTGGACAGTGGTTGGACTCTTTCTTGCTCTTTGCCTTCTTCAGCTGTTAGTGCTTCAGATTTGAAAAACATTAATAGCCTTACCCGAATTTCCTCAGCTGGAAACACGCAGACGACGTGGACTACTTTGCAACTGGCGGGAAACACTATTCAGCCCTTAAGCCAGACACCATCTTCTGCTGTGACTCCGGTATTAAATGAGTCTGGTACTAGCCCCACCACGGCCAACCACAGTAGATGTGTGGCTACAGGCGTCAACTTGAATAATTCCTTTCCAGCAGATGGGCAGCCAGTTGAGCAAGTAGTTGTAACCTTGCCTTCTTGTCCATCTTTACCTATGCAGTCACTGATTGCCCAGCCACAAGTTAAATCTCAGCCTCCAAAAAGTATCCTTCCATTGAATTCAGCAATGCAAGTGATTCAGATGGCTCAGCCAGTTGGGTCGGCTGTTAACGCAGCTCCTGCTAATCAAAACGTTATCATTCTTCAGCCACCCAGCACCACCCCGTGCCCAGCAATGATGAGGGCAGAGGTTCCCAACCAAACAGTAGGTCAACAGATAGTAATCATACAGGCAACTAATCAGAACCCTTTGCCACTCCTCTCCGCTCCACCTCCTGGTTCTGTTCGCCTCCCTGTCAATGGAGCCAGTGCTATCATAGGGTCTAACAATTCAGTGCAAAATGTTTCGACCCCACAGAGTTTTGGAGGAAAGCACCTTGTCCACATATTACCAAGACCTTCATCTTTATCAGCATCTAATTCAACACAGACTTTTTCTGTAACCATGTCAAACCAACAACAGCCTCAAACGATTTCTTTAAATGGACAGCTCTTTGCTTTGCAGCCTGTCATGTCTTCATCAGGAACTACAAGTCAAACCCCTATGCAAATTATTCAACCCACCACCAGCGAAGATCCAAATACCAATGTTGCCCTGAATACATTTGGCGCTTTGGCCAGCCTCAATCAAAGCATATCGCAGATGGCTGGGCAAAGCTGTGTACAACTGTCTGTTAGCCAGCCTGCCAATCCTCAAACTGCTGCAAATAGTCAAACCACCCCAGCGAACTGTGTTGCATTAACAACAGCTGTAGCATCTCCCATGACAACGGAGAATTCAGCCACACTACCCAGTACGTATAATCTAGTGACTACTTCCTCAATGAACACTGTAGCTTGTTTGCCTAACATGAAGCCCAAAAGGCTGAATAAGAAGCCGAGTGTCAAGAAACACGTAGCCACTAATAAGTCAGCCTGCACCCTGAATCCAGCCAGAGACGTGGGTAAGTTAGACTGCCCCAGCACCGAAGGCTCCACAGAGCCATCGTGTAATGATGGACTCCTGGACAGCCTCCCTGGTGTGTTACCATCGGTCACTATGTCCCAGGTAAATAGTGTAAGTGTTTCTGGCTCACATTCTTTGGATGTTCTGAATTCTGAATCAGTGATACCTGAGTCCATACCCAAATCTAAGTCAGCAGAAGAGTCTAGCTCATCCTCCCAAGAATCCGTAACAAGTGAACATTTTACAATGGCCCCAGCAAAATCCAAAGATTCTCTCCCCGTTTTGCAACGAGAGACATCTCAGGATAAGCCAGCAGCTAGTTTGGCATTGCCAGCTGCTGCCAACTCCTGCACTTCAGCCAACGTGTTGATCTCGTCTGCGAACGATCCCCACGTTTTGGTTTCTCAGGTTTCTGATTTGTCGTCTGCCACGAGCACTGCAAGTACTGACTGTGTTTCTGAGGTAGAAGTCATTGCTGAACCTTGCAGGGCTGAGCAAGGTTCATCAGCTACAGTGCAAACCACAGGTCTCTTAAAGGGGCAGGGTTTAACTGCACTGCTATCTGGTCTTGCTAAAGAAAAAGACCCTCAGAAATCACCTCTTTCAGTCCAGGTGGACCATCCTGACTTTTCttcagaaaattctaaaatagtCCATTCAAGTGTTGATTTACATCCCAAACAGGAGCTATTACTGATGAGCAGTGAGGACAGAGATCCAGGACAGCATCATTCCTGCATCTCTGATCAGGAGGTTATCAATGGTTCTTTGCTCACCAGTAGGCAGGCTGACTCCCCCATGTCAACCAGCTCTGGCAGTAGTCGTAGTTTCTCAGTTGCATCCATGCTTCCTGAAACAACTAGAGAGGATGTCACCAGCAGTGCAACGACTAATACGTGTGACAGCTGTACCTTTGTAGAGCAAACTGATATAGTCGCTCTTGCAGCAAGAGCTATTTTTGACCAGGAGAACCTTGAGAAGGGAAGAGCTGGCGCCCAGGCTGATATAAGGGAAGTTCCTTCAAAGCCTTCCGAAGCATCCTCTTTAGAGGGAGACCAGCCTTTCAAAACCCAGATATCTAAAGAGAATGGCCCAGGGCAGGCAGAAGCGACACCAAATGAATTTAATTCTCAGGAGTCGATTGAAGCAACTGTGGGTCGGCCGCTTGAAAAACCAAGTTGTTCTATAGGGATGAAAACATCAAATGCCTCTTTACAGGTTTCGACTTCTCAGCCACCAAGCATCACCAGTTTAAGTGTGAACAATCTTATCCATCAGAGCAGCATCAGCCATCCTCTGGTCAGCTGCGCTGGTTTAGCCCAGACTTCAGAGCCAACAGCTGCTCCTGCCACGGTTAATCTGACGGTTTCATCTAGCTCCTATGGCAGTCAGCCTCCTGGCCCATCTCTGATGACCGAATACTCCCAAGAACAGCTCAGTACCATGGCCGGTACCATACCAAATCCACAGATTCAAGAGCCACTCTTAAAGCCAAGTCACGAAAGCCGCAAAAACTCTGCTAAGCGTGCTGTCCAAGATGACCTTTTACTGTCTTCAGCTAAACGTCAAAAGCATTGTCAGCCGGCTCCCCTCCGGCTTGAAGGTCTGTCCCTGATGAGCCGAACTCCAGACAGCATTTCCGATCAAACTCAAATGATGGTTAGTCAGATCCCTCCCAACTCGTCAAACTCAGTTGTACCTATTAGCAACCCAGCACATGGAGACGGCCTTACGCGGTTATTCCCACCTGGTAACAACTTTGTGGCCCCTGCGTTGAGGCAAACTGAGGTTCAGTGCAATTCGCAGCCTTCCGTGGCTGAGCAGCAGCAAACGCAGGCCAGCCAACATCTGCAGGCCCTGCAGCAGCATGTGCCAGCTCAAGGGGCGCCTCTCCTGCATAGTAACCACCTCTActtgaagcagcagcagcagcaggcggGGCAGTTAAGAGAGAGGCATCACTTATACCAGCTGCAGCATCACGCACCTCACGCGGAGAGCTCTGTCCACGCTCAGCCCCACGTCCACCAACAGAGAACCCTGCAACAGGAAGtccagatgcagaaaaagaggaCTCTTGTCCAGGGCACTCAGGCCTCTCAGCTTCCTCTACAACCCAAGCACCATGGAACTGACCAATCCCGACCCAAGAGCGGTCAGCCACACCCCCACCATCAGCAGATGCAGCAACAGATGCAGCAACACTTTGGAAGCTCCCAGCCAGAGAAGAGCCGTGAAAATCCTTCCACAAGCCGCAGTCACCATAACCACCTCAGTCAAGACATCATGCACCAGCAGGAGGTGGGGAGCCGGCAGCAAGGTGCGGGGCTTTCTTCTGAACACGTATCTGGGCATAATCCAATGCAGAGGCTTCTGACTTCAAGAGGCATAGAGCAGCAAATGGTGTCCCAACCGAGTATCGTGACGAGACCTTCAGACATGACTTGTACTCCACACAGGCCAGAGAGAAACAGAGTTTCAAGTTACTCTGCGGAGGCACTCATTGGAAAGACATCTTCCAACTCAGAGCAGAGAATGGGCATATCGATTCAGGGTTCCAGAATTTCAGATCAGCTTGAAATGAGAAGCTACCTTGATGTTCCCAGAAATAAGAGTTTGGCCATTCATAATATGCAGGGTCGTGTGGACCATACTGTTACCTCAGATATCCGCCTTTCTGACTGTCAGACATTTAAGCCGAGCGGAGCCAGTCAGCAGCCCCAGAGTAATTTTGAAGTACAGTCttcaagaaataatgaaataggtAACCCTGTGTCATCCTTGAGGAGTATGCAGTCCCAGGCCTTTCGAATTAGTCAAAACCCTGGTCCACCACCAATTGACCGCCAAAAGAGATTACCTTACCCACCAGTTCAGAGCATCCCAACAGGAAATGCTGTCCCACCAAGGGACAGTGAAAATACATGTCACCAAAGTTTCATGCAGAGTTTACTTGCCCCTCACCTGGGTGATCAGGTCATTGGGAGCCAGAGATCACTGCCAGAGCATCAGAGGAATACACAGTGTGGTCCCTCCTCTGCAATCGAATATAATTGTCCCCCAACTCATGAAAGTGTCCATATTAGAAGAGAGAGTGAGAGTCAGAATAGGGAGAGTTGTGACATGTCCCTGGGTGCAATTAACACCAGGAACAGCACTTTGAATATTCCGTTTTCGAGTTCTTCTTCCTCAGGAGATATTCAAGGTCGAAACACAAGTCCCAACGTTTCTGTACAGAAGTCCAATCCCATGAGGATTACTGACAGTCACGGGACCAAGGGCCACATGAACCCTCCAGTCACAACCAACATGCATGGGGTTGCAAGGCCAGGTTTGCTGCATCCGTCTGTGTCTCACGGAAATGCTGACCAAGGGCCTCCTGTACGTCAAACTAGTTCTTCAGTTCCCCAGCGATCAAGGCATCCCTTGCAGGACAGCAGCGGTTCCAAAATTCGTCAACCTGAAAGGAATCGCTCTGGAAACCAAAGACACAGTAATGTCTTTGATCCAAGTCTTCCCCATCTTCCTCTGTCTACTAGTGGCAGTATGATTCTCGGACGCCAACAACCCGCTACAGAAAAGAGAGGAAGTATTGTTCGTTTCATGCCCGATGGCCCACAAGTACCTAATGATAATTCAGCGCCCGACCAGCATACACTATCACAAAATTTTGGTTTTCCGTTTATTCCTGAGGGTGGCATGAATCCACCAATAAATGCGAATACTTCTTTCATTCCACAGGTTACTCAGCCTAGTGCCACTCGAACTCCAGCCCTCATCCCTGTAGATCCCCAAAATACTCTCCCCTCCTTCTATCCCCCATACTCTCCTGCTCATCCTACACTGTCCAATGATATTTCAATCCCCTATTTTTCTAATCAAATGTTCTCGAATCCTAGCACAGAGAAGGTAAACAGTGGAAGTTTGAATAACCGATTTGGATCAATTTTATCTCCTCCCAGACCTGTTGGTTTTGCTCAACCAAgttttcctcttctccctgacATGCCCCCAATGCACATGACCAACTCTCACTTATCCAATTTTAATATGACATCTTTGTTTCCAGAAATAGCTACAGCTCTCCCTGACGGCTCAGCAATGTCACCTTTGCTTACGATAGCAAACTCCTCTGCCTCGGACTCTTCCAAGCAGTCCTCAAACAGACCTGCCCACAACATAAGCCATATTTTAGGTCATGATTGCAGTTCAGCTGTTTAA